A window from Salvia miltiorrhiza cultivar Shanhuang (shh) chromosome 2, IMPLAD_Smil_shh, whole genome shotgun sequence encodes these proteins:
- the LOC131012912 gene encoding uncharacterized protein LOC131012912 — protein MVTSGFAPVDRAPRLTPAGTIRVYRDYRIAADDDIGVAIAQYTRLWTAAHAVGISGLEGIRRLVLRLPSDLSGYAREVSGDFIYREFGAFESEGDLLGFAGHLGHIYCVFRAAPRGPYLPPRTFTRRSEALDSLYQEIPRARTRAQVFILLHAARGGGRADLELTGDESRGSTSTVDTVGQLQRVMDEAERYLEGGHQPVPEYATDDRHSST, from the coding sequence ATGGTTACGTCCGGGTTTGCTCCAGTGGATAGGGCTCCTCGTCTGACACCTGCAGGGACCATACGAGTTTATCGAGATTACAGGATAGCTGCCGATGATGACATAGGAGTTGCCATAGCCCAGTACACCCGTCTTTGGACTGCCGCCCATGCTGTTGGGATTTCTGGTCTAGAGGGCATCCGACGCCTAGTTCTTCGTCTACCTTCTGACTTGTCAGGATATGCTAGAGAGGTATCTGGAGACTTTATTTACCGGGAGTTTGGGGCGTTTGAGTCGGAGGGTGATTTACTTGGGTTTGCGGGCCATTTAGGGCATATTTACTGTGTTTTTAGGGCAGCACCTAGGGGTCCCTACCTTCCTCCTAGGACTTTCACCCGTCGAAGTGAGGCGCTAGACTCGTTATATCAGGAGATTCCACGAGCACGTACCCGCGCACAGGTATTCATACTATTGCATGCTGCTAGGGGTGGAGGCAGAGCTGACTTAGAGCTCACGGGTGATGAGAGCAGGGGGAGCACCAGCACTGTTGATACTGTCGGACAGCTTCAGCGTGTGATGGACGAGGCAGAGCGATATTTGGAGGGCGGTCACCAGCCTGTTCCAGAGTATGCTACTGATGATAGGCATTCGAGCACCTAG